The following is a genomic window from Pseudomonas purpurea.
AATCACCGTGGCGGCTTTCATGTCTTCCGTCAGCCACGAGATAACCGCCAACAAGGTCAGCAGCAGGTTGAAGGGGTTTTTGTAGCAGTGCCACAAGTGAGTCCACCATGGCAGTGGCTGCTCATGCTCGACTTCGTTGAGGCCGTACTGCTCGCGCAATGCATCGGCTTCGACGTCGCTCAGGCCATCGGTATGGCTGCCGAGGGTGTCCAGCAACGGGCCGGTGTCGCTGTTGGCCGCGCTCACCAGGGTTTGCGCCAGGGTGGGCGGGACTTCACGGTTGACCGTGGCGTCGGTGAAGCTTTCCAGCAGTGCCAGTCGGCGGAAATGCCGGGCAAAGTGCCGGGTACGCAGGAAGCCTGCGAAGAACTCTTTCAAGAGGGTGAGTTTCATGGTGTTACTCCTGCGCCGCCCACGCCCCACCCTCTTTTGGGTGACTACGCAGGCAGTCGTAAATCGGAACAGTCAGGCATTTTTTAGGAGTCTCGCGAGAGGGCTTACGCCCGGAACAATCGCAAACGCATCGGCAGCACGGGTCGATGCTGTCGGCAGTGGATCTGAATGATGATGGTGCCCATGGCTATTCCCCTGACGGTCAACGCTGGGAAACCTTCGAGCAGGTACACCCGCCCACGGTTTGCCTGGAAAAAAGGCAAACAGGACTGGCCCGCCTGTCGTAAACGACAGGCGCGTCGATAGAGCTGCGATCACGACAGGAAAGTCGGAATCACACGCTGATCAGCGTCGGTGAGAGGACGTCGGGACACGGGCCAGGACGGGCCGTGATCGGGATGCCGCTTCTCGCTTTGCGGCGAGACAACGGCACAGGAGACTGCGCGTTATCTTGCCGAGACTATGCCGGTTGCCGTAACCGGCCGACTACTGTCACTCGAACAAGTACCCACTGTGGGTCTCCGCTATTGATGAAAACGCGCGAAGCTTACGCGCCGATATTCAGAGAGTAAACCCAGGAAAAGCTTTCGCCGGATGAATCCGGGAGTTCTTCAGGAAGGGTTCAGGATTGAAGATTTGTGGTGTTCTTTTTGGCCCCTTCGCGAGCAAGCCCGCTCCCACAATGGACCTGTGTTCGCAGGACTAATGTGGGAGCGGGCTTGCTCCGGGCGGCGTACCGACGAAGGCGACCTCACAGGTGCCACAAATCTCAGCTGGCCGTGGCCAACAACAGGTCCAGCACCGAACGGCTGTGCCCGCGTGATTTACCGTGGTCGTACAGCGAACCGGCAATCTCGTCGGCACGGATCGGCAGCACCGACAGCAAGGTGTCACTCAAGCCGTGGCTGGCCTGGCAGAAGCCCTGCATGTAGATGCCGGCCTTGCAGCGCTCGTCGGTGATCAGTTTGTAATTGCGGTCGACCTCGAAGTCCCCCAGGTACTGGGCCAGCGGCGCCAGCAATTTGCGGTGCATCTGACGCTCGTAACCCGTGGCCAGGACCACCGCGTCATAGTGACGAACCATCAACTCGCCGGAGGCATTGTTGCGCAGCGCCAACTGAACGCCGTTCTCGGTGGCCGTGGCTTTTTCCACCGTGGTCAGGGTACGGAACGCGTGACGGGCAACGCCCGAGACTTTCTGACGGTAGAAGATGCCGTAGATGCGTTCGATCAGGTCGATGTCCACCACCGAATAGTTGGTGTTGTGGTACTCGTTGACCAAGCGTTCGCGCTCGCTGCTGACCTGCTGGAACACCAGGTCGGTGAACTCCGGGGAAAACACTTCGTTGACGAACGGGCTGTCGTCCGCCGGCTTGAGCGCCGAACCGCGCAGGATCATGTCGACCTGCACCGACGGGAAGCTGTCATTGAGGTCGATGAACGCTTCCGCCGCACTCTGCCCGCCGCCGATGATCGCAATGTTCATCGCCTGGCCATTCACACACGGCTGCTTGGCCATGCGTTCCAGGTACTGGGAATGGTGGAACACCCGAGCATCATCCTTCAGGCCCTTGAAGGCCTCGGGAATACGCGGCGTGCCGCCGGCGCTGACGACCACCGAACGGGTGGTACGCACGAACTCCTGCCCCTGGGTATCCCGGGAAATTACCCGCAAGGCTTCGACCTGCTGGTGATGCATCACCGGTTCGATGGCCAGCACTTCCTCACCGTAGCGGCTCTGCTCGGTGAACTGCCCGGCGACCCAGCGCAGGTAGTCGTTGTACTCCATGCGGCACGGGTAAAAGGTGCCCAGGTTGATGAAGTCCACCAGGCGAGCGTGGTGTTTCAGGTAATTGACGAACGAGTAAGGGCTGGTCGGATTGCGCAGCGTGACCAGGTCCTTGAGGAACGAGATCTGCAATTCGCTCTGGGTGACCAGTGTATTGCCGTGCCAGCGGTAGTCGGCCTGTTTGTCGAGGAACAGCACATCCAGTTCGCCCTGCGCCTGGCTGCGCTCTTGCAGCGCAATGGCCAGCGCCAGGTTCGAGGGACCAAAACCGATGCCAATCAGATCGTGAACGATGGCCGATGCAATTGCTTGTGTCATTTCCAGTGTCCTCTGGATAAGCCGCTCAACAGTGGGCAGCGAAAGCCTGGGTGACCTGGCCGGCCCTGGACAGGACAGCAGGTCGTCTGTTGAGTAGGAACGAGGACAATGAAAAAAAATTTACTGGGAAAGGATCAATGGGCATCCCACTGCCGCACACGCACCCGGCAATGCTTCATGGCATTGACGATGTGCTTTTCCACCAGACTGCGGGAAATACCCAGGCGCTCGGCGATCTCCGGGTGGGACAGGCCTTCGATCTTGCGCAGCAGAAAACTCTCGCGGCACAGCGCCGGCAGCTCGGCCAACGCCCGTTGCAGCATGTCCAGCCGCTGCCGGTGATCAAGGCAACTGTGGGGTGAAGGCGTGAAAAACCGTTCTTCGCTGTCCAGCACATCCAGCGACTCGACCTGACGCAAGGCGTTGCGACGGTGGCCGTCGATCACCAGGTTCAGCGCGGTGCGGTAGAGGAAGGCCCGGGGCTGCTCGATCGGCGTGTCACTGGAACGCTCCAGTACCCGCACATACGCGTCATGCACCACATCTTCGGCCACCTGACGGTTGCCCAGCTTGGCGTTAAGGAAACACACCAGCTCGCGATAGTAGTTCTCCAACATGACTCCCGACCGCTTGGGGCGCGGTTTCTATCGTTGCGCCACACCGCCAGCCTCGGGAAACGATGGCGGCACGATGATGGCAGATTCTAGGGTGCGTAATTTATAGTAATTCTCATATAGATTTAAAGCGCCCCATGCATTTGCCGGGAAATTTTCCTGCCCTATACCTGTAACCCCATGTGTTTTCACTTAAATTCCCGTTCGGTTTCATCGTTTAATGGACAGTTTCCCGTGCCTGTCAGCTCTGCGACAGCATTCAGTGGTGGTCCAGACTTGACCACGTCCTGACTCACGGGCCGATTTCCATTGGCCGGAATACTGCATGAAACGTCCCCGACAGACCCGCCGCGCCCTGCTTGTAACACTTTGCCTGATCCCTGTTGTTGCGCTCGCCGCCTGGCAAATCATCCCGCCCGGCCGGGACAAGTTCGCCACCGTGCTAGTCAGCCGGGGTGACATCGAAAGCAGCGTGACCGCGCTGGGTACATTGCAACCACGACGTTATGTGGATGTGGGCGCCCAGGCCTCCGGGCAGATCCACAAGATTCATGTCGAAGCAGGCGACGTGGTCAAGGAAGGTCAGTTGCTGGTGGAAATCGACCCGTCCACGCAAAAGGCCAAACTCGACGCCGGGCGTTTCTCCATCGAGAACCTCAAGGCCCAGTTGCAAGAGCAGCAAGCCCTGCACGACCTCGCGCAGCAGAAATACCGCCGCCAACAGACACTCGCCAGCGGCGGCGCCACCCGCGAAGAAGACGTGCAGACCGCCCAGGCCGAAGTGCGCGCCACCAAGGCGCGCATCGAAATGTTCCAGGCGCAGATCCGCCAAGCCCAGGCGAGCCTGCGTAGCGACGAAGCGGAACTCGGTTACACGCGCATCTACGCGCCAATGTCCGGCACGGTGGTCGCGGTGGACGCGCGCGAAGGCCAGACCCTCAATGCGCAACAACAGACGCCGTTGATTTTGCGGATTGCCAAACTGTCGCCCATGACGGTCTGGGCTGAAGTCTCGGAAGCTGACATCGGCCACGTCAAACCCGGCATGAACGCCTACTTCACCACCCTGAGCGGCGGTGCCCGACGCTGGAACAGCACGGTTCGCCAGATCCTCCCCGTCCCCCCAAAACCGCTGGATCAAACCAGCCAGGGTGGCGGCAGTGGCAGCCCGTCGGGAAGCAAAAGCGGCAGCGGGCGCGTGGTGCTCTACACCGTGTTGCTGGACGTCGATAACAGTGACAACACGTTAATGGCGGAAATGACCACCCAAGTCTTTTTTGTCGCCGGGGAAGCGAAGAACGTGCTGACCGCGCCCGTCTCCGCCTTGCAAAATGGTGCGAAAGCCTCGATCCAGAATGTTCGGGTCGTCGCCCAGAATGGCCAGATCCAACAACGCGAAATCAGCACCGGCATCAGCGATCGGCTGCGCGTGCAGATCCTCGACGGTCTGAACGAGGGCGATCACCTGTTGATCGGCCCGGCTGACGGCAGCGGAGGCTGAATGCAAACGCCGCTGATCGACCTCAAAGACATTCGCAAATCCTATGGCGGTGGCGATGCTCCTGAAGTTCACGTCTTGCGCGGTATTGACCTGTCGATCCATGCAGGTGAGTTCGTGGCCATTGTGGGCGCTTCCGGTTCCGGCAAGTCGACGCTGATGAACATCCTCGGCTGCCTCGACCGGCCGACCTGTGGTGAATACCGGTTCGCCGGCGAAAATGTCGCCCACCTGGACAGCGACGAACTGGCCTGGCTGCGCCGTGAGGCCTTTGGCTTTGTGTTCCAGGGTTATCACCTGATCCCTTCAGGTTCAGCCCAGGAAAACGTCGAAATGCCGGCCATCTACGCCGGCACCCCGGCAGCCGAACGCCACGCCCGCGCGGCCGCCCTGCTGGATCGGCTGGGGCTGGCCGAGCGCACCGGCAACCGCCCGCATCAATTGTCCGGTGGCCAACAGCAACGGGTGTCGATTGCCCGGGCCCTGATGAATGGCGGCCACATCATCCTCGCTGACGAACCCACCGGCGCCCTCGACAGCCACAGCGGCGCCGAGGTCATGACCCTGCTCGATGAACTGGCGAGCCAGGGGCACGTGGTCATTCTGATCACCCACGACCGCGAAGTCGCGGCCCGTGCCAAACGCATCATCGAGATCCGTGACGGGCTGATCATCAGCGACAGCGCACACAACAACCCCGACGCGCAGCACTCGGCCAACCCGGGAGCCTTGCAAGCGGTAGACCTGCGACAGCGCCTGAGCGAAGGCAGCGAAATAACCGGTGCATGGAAAGGCGAGTTGATTGATGCCATGCAGGCCGCCTGGCGGGTGATGTGGATCAACCGGTTTCGCACTGCGCTGACATTGCTCGGCATCATCATCGGCGTCGCCTCGGTCGTGGTGATGCTGGCGGTGGGCGAAGGCAGCAAGCGCCAGGTCATGGCGCAAATGGGGGCCTTCGGTTCGAACATCATTTACCTCAGTGGCTCCTCGCCCAACCCGCGCACACCGCCCGGGGTCGTCACCCTCAGTGACGTCGCCGCGCTCTCCTTGTTGCCCCAGGTCAAACGCATCATGCCGGTCAATGGCGCCGAAGCCGGCGTGCGGTTCGGTAACGTCGATCACACCAGTTACGTGGGCGGCAACGACACCAATTTCCCGACGATCTTCAGTTGGCCGGTTGTCCAGGGCAGCTACTTCACCCAGGCCGACGAAGACAATGCCGCCGCCGTGGCGGTGATTGGCAAAAAGGTTCGCGACAAACTGCTCAAGGATGTCGCCGACCCGATTGGCCAGTACATCCTGATCGAAAACGTGCCCTTTCAGGTGGTCGGCGTACTCGCCGAAAAAGGTTCCAGCAGTGGCGACCAGGACAGCGACGATCGTATTGCCGTGCCTTACTCGGCCGCCAGCGTTCGACTGTTTGGAAGCCACAACCCCGAATATGTGGTGATCGCCGCGGCCGACGCACGCAAGGTCAAGGAAGCCGAACAAGCCATCGACGAACTGATGCGAAAACTCCACGACGGCAAACACGACTATGAGTTGACCAACAACGCCGCGATGATCCAGGCCGAAGCCCGGACACAAAACACCCTGTCGTTGATGCTCGGTTCGATTGCCGCGATTTCCCTGCTGGTGGGCGGCATCGGAGTGATGAACATCATGCTGATGACCGTGCGCGAGCGCACCCGCGAAATCGGCATCCGCATGGCTACCGGCGCTCGCCAACGGGACATCCTGCGCCAGTTCCTCACCGAAGCGGTGATGCTCTCGGTGGTCGGCGGGATCGCCGGCATCGCCCTGGCGCTGCTGGTCGGCGGCATTCTGATTCTCAGCGAAGTGGCCGTGGCCTTCACCGCGCTCGCGGTGCTCGGCGCCTTCGCCTGTGCGCTGGTGACCGGCGTTGTCTTCGGCTTCATGCCGGCCCGCAAAGCTGCCCGGCTCGACCCGGTAACGGCCCTGACCAGTGAATGATCGAACGATGAAATCGCCCCTGACCCTGCTCTCCCTCTGCCTGTTGCTCAGCGCATGCGCCAACCCGGTGCCGCGCCCGGACAGCGGCTTGCAAGCGCCCGCGTCCTGGCACTCGCCGAACACCGAAACCGCCGCGCTCCAACGCGGGCAATGGTGGACCACTTTCGGCAGCCCGGAACTGGATCGCCTCATCGAACAGGCCCGTGCCGGCAGTTACGACCTGGCGGCAGCGACGGCCCGGGTTCGTCAGGCCCAGGCTGGCGCAGTCGTGGCCGGTGGCCCGTTGTTGCCCGAGGTGAAAGCCGGCGTGAATGCCAACCGGCAGAAACTGTTGCGAGGTAACGGCTACAGCCAGTTGGATGCCGACAACAGCAATAAAGCCGTGGACTATTTCGATGCAACCTTGAGCGCCAGTTACGAGATCGACTTCTGGGGCGGCCGTCGCGCGGCCCGTGACAGCGCCGTACTGGGTGTGCGCGCCAGCGAGTTCGATCAGGCGACCGTTGAGCTGACACTGCTCAGCGGCGTCGCCAATGCTTACGCGCAAACCCTGTCGCTGCGCGAGCAAAGCCGAATCGCCGCGCTCAACCTGGCCAATGCGCAAAACGTGTTGAAACTGGTCCAGACCCGACATGACGCAGGCAGCGCAACCACCCTTGAATTGGCGCAACAGAAGAGCCTGGTCGCCGCTCAACAACGCCAGTTGCCGCTGGTTCAGCAACAGGCCGAAGAAGCCTTGATTACCCTGGCCGCCCTCCTCGGCCAACCGGTCCAGAACCTGACGCTCGGCAGCCAGCGCCTCGATCAACTGAACTGGCCGAGCATCGGCGCCGGACTGCCCAGCGAACTGCTCAGCCGTCGTCCGGACATCGCCCGGGCCGAAGCGCAACTCGCTGCCGCCCAGGCTGACGTCACCGTGGCCCGAGCGGCGATGCTACCCACCGTCACCTTGAGCGCCAGCCTGGGCTCCGGTGCCGACACCGTGTCGGACATTCTGCGCAGTCCGTTCTACAACCTGACCGCCGGGCTGGTGGCGCCGATCTTCAACAACGGGCGCCTGAGCGCCGGGCGCGACCAGGCCCGCGCCCGCCAGGAAGAACTGCTGCAAACCTACCGTGGGGCAATCATCAATGGTTTCGCCGACGTCGAAAAAGCCCTGACCGGCATTCGCGGTCTGGACCAGCAACGGCAGTGGCAAAGCGAAGAACTCAGCCAGGCGCAAATCGCCTTCGATATCGCCGAAAGTCGCTACAAGGCTGGCGCCGAAGACCTGCTCACGGTCCTCGAAACCCAGCGCACGTTGTACGCCGCCCAGGACCTCAACGTGCAACTGCGCTTGTCGCGCCTGCAAGCCAGCATTGCGCTGTACAAGGCACTGGGCGGTGGCTGGCAAGTGCTGTGAGCCATGCCTGAATGCAAAAACCGCCCGTTCCAGACGAAACGAGCGGTTCTTGTTTGAGCTTCAGCTTCAAGCCTGACTGTTGACCACCGCCAGCTTGCGTTTGAACGACAACACCGCCAGCACCACCACTGCCACGACCAACGCCTGGATGGCAAGAACACTCCAGAACGTACCGAGCTGCTGGTTGTTTTGCATGTAGTCGTACAACGCCCCACCGATCAGCGCGCTGACAAACGCGCCCAGTCCTGCCGACAATCGTTGCATGCCAAAGGCGAACGCCGGTTTGTCGGGGACTGCATTGAGGATCTCCAGATCGCCTTTCAGGAACAGCACCATCTCCGCGAAGGTAATCATGACCGTGCCCACAATCAGCGCCCAGACACTGCCGATCGACAGGAAGTACATGCTCAGCGACAGCATCATGAACGAGAAGAACATGCTCGCCCGGTAAGACGCCTCGGCAATCACCTTGGACAGCAACGGCTGGCCAAAGAACACCAGCAACGCATTGACCGTCAGCAGCCCGCCATACAACCCCGCCGAGTGCAGGCTCGTCGTGTACGGCCCCATGTAGTTCTGGAAGAAGAAGTAACCGTAAAAGGCCAGGGCATTCAAGGCAAACGGCACCCCCATCAACTTCAGGTACGACACCTTGCCCGCGCGCGGAGGATGCTTGCTGACCTGGGCCGCGCTGTCGACAAAGGCCCAATGCGCCAGGGTCAACACCACGAACACCACGAAAATCACCCAGAACAGGACCTCGCTGTTGCCCAGCAAAAACAGCCCGCCAACCAATGGCCCCATGGCCATCCCCGCGTTCAGCGCCGAACTGGACAACGACAGGAACAACGGCCGCTCGCTGACCGGCACCGCGTTGACGATGTAGGCCTTGTTCGCCGGCAGGTACAGCGCCGCGCCGGTGGCAATGATGATCACCGCCGGTATCAGCCAGTCGGCCCGTTCAAGGGACGCCAGCAACAGCGCAAACCCCAGCGTACGCACCGTAAGCGCCAGCAGCATGGTGCGTTTCAACCCCAGCCGCTCGGCGACAACGCCACCGATGAAGCCGCCACCGAACTGGATCAGCGAAGCAAACCCGAGCACCCAGCCGACTGCCGCCATGTCCATGTGATTGTGCCGGGTCAACAGAATCGGCACGAACGGCAGCACCATGAAGCTGCCAAACGGGATCAGGAACGAACTCAAAATCAGGAACTTCAAGCTCGACGGTAGGTTACTTAAATGATGGATGCCAAACCGAGCCGTTTTCATATTCAATCCAGAGGCGTTCTTGAATCTGTGCAAATTTCTTGAACAGGTCGTCGTGCGAATCGGCGGTCAACAGCAGGTTGCCTTTGCGTTCGCTGTTGTTGGTAATCGGCTTGATGTCGTCTCCGACCTTGACCTCAAGCGTCGCCTCGATCAGCCCGCCGATGGACTTCAGGTCTTCTATATCGCTGACCCTGGCAACCACCCCGGCGTCCGGTAGCAGGCTGAAAAACGCCGCCACCTGATTCATCGCGCTCGGCACCGGCACCTGCTTTTCACCCACTAGGTTGTTGAGTGTCAGGTCGACCTGCTTGACCCCCGTGGTGAGTTCGAGCATTTTCCAGATCCGGTCACCGCCCACACGCGTCTGTGACTCGATGATGAAGGGCTGGTGATCCCGCGAGAGCTTGACCTCGGTGTGCGCCACGCCGTTCCTCAACCGGACCGCAGTGAGGAACTCGCGCACGGTGCGCTCGATGCTCGCGCTCGTACGCTCATCAAGGTTATGCGGCGGAACGATGATGTGGTTCGACAGCGCGTAGGGATAACCCACCATCCTGGCCACCGACATCGTGATGATGTGATGCTCGCCATCAACCGACAGGCTTTCGATGCTGTAGAGCTGGTCGCTGTCCACCAGTTGTTCGGCGATGAAATCCACGCGTTCTTCTTCGGGCACTGCGCTGATGTAACCCTGGAGTTCCTCGACCGAACGGATCTGCTGTACCCCGACGCTGGCCGCCCCACTGATGGGTTTGACGATAATCGAGGGGCCATGGGCCTGGTAAAAATCGATCAGTTGCTCCGTGGCACTGAAGCGCTGCCAGGGCAGTTTCAAGTGTGGGTGCTTGTCGAGCACCTCGCGCATCTTGTCCTTGTAGCGGGTGACCGACACCGCCCACAGGTCCATCCCGGGCACCTGCAACGCATCGGCGATCACCGCCGCTGTTTCCATGCCCAGCTCGGTAAATGAAATCACCGCATCGAACGGTTCTTCCGCATGGATCTGCCGCGCCGTGGCCAGGCACACACCGATCTGCGCGACATTCAGTGCCACCTTGTGCCGGGCCGGTGCCAGGAGCGCCGGATCAAACGCCACGGCGGGGCTCAGGCTGCCGAAATAGGAAACGTCAAACCCGTTGTCGAACGCCTTCTCGATGATGTCGTTCCAGCCGCCGATCATTAACAGATGAGGCTTAGGCATCGTTCGACCCTCCGGCCTGCACCACCACCGTCAGTTTTGAACGGGCCGCGAAGGCATTGAGCAAGGCTATTTCCGAGTTCTCGCCTTCGGCCACCAGAATGCCGACGCTGGCGCGCTGGTCCGTCAGGCTGGTGATGGCTTTGCCACGCTCAGCGGTTGGATAGAACATCGGTTGTCCGGGATGGCCGGCCAGCCTTTCCAGGCCCGTGACGCGCTCAAAGTGACCGGCCTGGCGGGCATACACGATGATCTGGCCGACTCCTTTTTGCGCGACCAGAGGCCTGTCCATCAACGCGGGCCGGCGCCCGAGGGCCATTTCGATAAAGGCTTCGTACAGGTTGTAATCGTAGACCCGGCACAGCGCTTCGCCGATTTGCACGCCGCCCAGGCGCGGGTTGATCTCAACCACTTCAAAGCCTGTTTCGGTAATGAAGAATTCGGTATGGGCGAAACCGTTGGTGTAACCGACGCCGCTCAGCACCTTGTCGATCCACAACGACAGCGCCTGCGTTTTTGGCTCCCCCAGGTTCACCGGTGACGCGAGGGCTTCTTCACGGAACTCAGGCTCTTCGGAGACCACCCGACTGGTGACGGCCAGCACGCGGTTTTCGCCTTTCCAGGACAGGGTTTCGACGCTGTACAGGGTGCCGGAAATGAACGGCTCGATGGCAATCTTGCCCTTCAGCGCTGCCTGGCGCGCCTGTGCCAGCACGCGACAGGTGTCTTCATCGTTATGGGCCATCCAGACGTTCTGGCTGCCGGTGCCAGCGGTGTCCTTGATGATGACCGGGTATTCGAGGCCACGGCACACCTCTCGCGAATCGGCCGTGGCCGGGGTGACTTCGATGCTCTTGCCGGCCGACAAGCCCAACTCATGCAGGCGATTTCTCAGGCGGAACTTGTTGCGCACCAGCCGAATGGATTCAGGGTCCTGGCTGTCCAGCCCACAGGCCTGGGCAATGTCCAGGCAATCCAGGCTCCAGGTGTCGGTTGTGCTCAACAGGCCTTGCACATCGGGCATGGCCTTGAGCGTGTCGATCACCAAGGGTTTGTCGAAGGTGTCGAGTTCAATGATCTCCAGCGTATCGCTGTCGATGTTCGCCAGCTCGTACGCGTAAACCGAGGTGTCGCGCGTCAACAGCGTCAGCTTCACCCCAAAGTGCTCTGCCGCACTTACCATTTTGCCCAAGCCAAAGGTCAAGGCTTCCAACGCAACAATAGTCATACCGTACCTTCCGCAACGTTAAATTCCCGACGATTCCAGTTCATCACCGCCCAGGGCAGTTGGAGCTGGTCGATGTGTTCGATAACCGTCGGTTGAAGTTCGTCCGCACGCCTGGCGTCCGGGTGGTGGGCAAATACCCCGTCGATGTAGCGATGGCCGGTGTCCGCCGCGACAAACAGAATGTTTCTATCCGCCGCCATGGCGGCCTCGCGTCGGGCGGCGAGGTAATTGCACCCCGTGGACAACCCGGCAAACACTGCATGCTGGCGGAGCAAGTCGACCGAACCGGACAGGCCATGGTCGAAGGAAATCCACTGGATTTCGTCGTAGAGCGTGTGATCGACATTGCGGAACGGGATCCCGCTGCCGATTCCGGCAATCACGATGCCGGGGTCTTCGATGTGGTCCGAATTGAAAGTGACGCTGCCAAACGGCTGCACGCCGATCAACTTCACCGAGGGATCGATGTCCCTTAACGGCTTGACCAGCCCACCGGTGGAGCAACCGGAACCCACGCCACCGACGATCGTCAGGTTGGCGGCCCCCAGGTCCTGCTCGATCTGCCGGGCAACCGCGGCGTATCCCAAGTAGTGGATGTCGTCGTGATACTGCTGCATCCAGTGAACGCCGGGGTTGTCGCGTACGATTTCCTGAATGCGGTTGACCCGGTAACTCTGATCCATTTTCAACGTGGCCGAGGGCGGAACCT
Proteins encoded in this region:
- a CDS encoding ATP-grasp domain-containing protein, which translates into the protein MTIVALEALTFGLGKMVSAAEHFGVKLTLLTRDTSVYAYELANIDSDTLEIIELDTFDKPLVIDTLKAMPDVQGLLSTTDTWSLDCLDIAQACGLDSQDPESIRLVRNKFRLRNRLHELGLSAGKSIEVTPATADSREVCRGLEYPVIIKDTAGTGSQNVWMAHNDEDTCRVLAQARQAALKGKIAIEPFISGTLYSVETLSWKGENRVLAVTSRVVSEEPEFREEALASPVNLGEPKTQALSLWIDKVLSGVGYTNGFAHTEFFITETGFEVVEINPRLGGVQIGEALCRVYDYNLYEAFIEMALGRRPALMDRPLVAQKGVGQIIVYARQAGHFERVTGLERLAGHPGQPMFYPTAERGKAITSLTDQRASVGILVAEGENSEIALLNAFAARSKLTVVVQAGGSNDA
- a CDS encoding pyridoxal-phosphate dependent enzyme, translated to MITHIADAMKVPSIIRLDNNLFCLRFETMKIYSALAAVEHLLATGVVKKGDTLLDSSSGIYAYALALACNKYEMKCHIIASKTVDKTLMTQLNIMGVHVEQVPPSATLKMDQSYRVNRIQEIVRDNPGVHWMQQYHDDIHYLGYAAVARQIEQDLGAANLTIVGGVGSGCSTGGLVKPLRDIDPSVKLIGVQPFGSVTFNSDHIEDPGIVIAGIGSGIPFRNVDHTLYDEIQWISFDHGLSGSVDLLRQHAVFAGLSTGCNYLAARREAAMAADRNILFVAADTGHRYIDGVFAHHPDARRADELQPTVIEHIDQLQLPWAVMNWNRREFNVAEGTV